Proteins from a genomic interval of Crassostrea angulata isolate pt1a10 chromosome 7, ASM2561291v2, whole genome shotgun sequence:
- the LOC128193183 gene encoding phytanoyl-CoA dioxygenase domain-containing protein 1-like, with protein sequence MALSTEQISKFEKDGYLLVEDFLSADDCDQLMSACHNLVTDMKPEEHNTVFTTLEMKRTSDDYFMTSGDKIRFFFEDGAKDKEGNLIVDKHKSLNKIGHALHVLNPAFRKVTFDNKVKEVAKSLKLEDPVICQSMYIFKQPGIGGEVVPHQDATFLNTTPMKLYGLWIALEDATLENGCLWFMPGSHKDGLNGGRQMIRNPDKSEGQPLTMFTAPPVQYDNSKFIPVPVKKGSMVVIHGEVVHKSEPNKSNKSRQIYTFHLFDQKNTTYSKQNWLQPTAEVPFTPLYPTTPA encoded by the exons ATGGCGCTCTCTACAGAACAAATATCGAAG TTTGAGAAGGATGGCTATTTGTTGGTGGAGGATTTCCTCTCTGCAGACGATTGTGACCAGCTGATGTCAGCCTGTCACAATCTTGTGACCGACATGAAGCCAGAGGAACACAACACTGTCTTCACAACTCTGGAGATGAAGCGG ACATCAGATGACTACTTCATGACCAGTGGGGACAAAATCAGATTCTTCTTTGAAGACGGAGCAAAAGACAAAGAAG GCAATCTGATTGTGGACAAGCACAAATCTTTAAACAAAATCGGGCATG CTCTTCATGTTCTTAATCCTGCTTTCCGAAAAGTCACTTTCGATAACAAAGTTAAG GAAGTAGCTAAGAGTTTGAAGTTGGAAGACCCAGTCATTTGTCAAAGCATGTACATATTTAAG CAACCAGGAATTGGTGGAGAGG TGGTTCCCCATCAAGATGCCACATTCCTGAACACCACACCAATGAAACTGTATGGACTGTGGATAGCCCTGGAGGATGCCACATTAGAAAATGGCTGCCTCTGGTTTATGCCTGGCTCTCATAAAG ATGGTCTGAATGGAGGCAGGCAGATGATCCGTAATCCAGACAAATCAGAGGGTCAGCCCCTGACCATGTTCACAGCGCCACCTGTCCAATATGACAACAGCAAATTCATCCCAGTTCCTGTCAAAAAAG GCAGCATGGTGGTCATTCACGGAGAAGTGGTTCACAAGAGTGAACCCAATAAGTCAAACAAGTCTCGGCAAATCTACACCTTCCACCTGTTTGATCAAAAGAACACCACCTACAGCAAGCAGAACTG GTTGCAGCCCACAGCTGAGGTGCCATTTACACCACTGTATCCAACCACCCCTGCCTAA
- the LOC128193184 gene encoding carnitine O-acetyltransferase-like, protein MLRFARVKWLHRVSCNLQKMQTNEKLFVGRMFSVQDSLPKLPVPALDQTLQKYLRSVRPLLTDEEYAKTEKLVEDFNRDPGPKLQTLLEKRAQRETNWLSDWWTNVAYLEFRQPVTVNVSPGVVFPKQNYTDKEGQLRFTAKLISGLLDYKKMIDQQTLPVEKMGKQSLCMMQYYKILCGCRIPGKKKDTWVCYPPDEANPPRHLVIAHNNAFFFLECYGSDNQPLGTEQIYEQLKNIVNQSNESDIPVGLLTTENRNKWAKAYELLAKDKESKASLEILQRSICVICIDNKLPESAPGEEDSTAAKMMLHGGGSQFNSANRWFDKTLQFIVGLNGVCGLNYEHTTAEGPPIISIVDHVLDYCSKNADNSTKAPGVIPPRKLKFNLSFPALKENLEEAAENLDSMVKDVDLTVFKFTEYGKNFPKSQKLSPDSYLQMAFQLAYFRLYSKPCATYETASLRQFQLGRTDTIRSCSIESLEFSKGMMDPSLSKQKKAELLRKAVTGHKNYVAEAVKGQGIDRHLLGLKLIALENNMKVPALHMDVAYSLSSHHNVSTSQVPAKYEACLVFGPTVPDGYGVCYNPQEKQVILGVSAFNCCPDTDSKRFKDSIQQSLLDMKSVLEGSIQSKL, encoded by the exons atGTTGAGATTTGCAAGAGTAAAATGG CTCCACCGTGTGTCCTGTAATCTCCAGAAGATGCAGACCAATGAGAAGTTGTTTGTGGGGAGGATGTTCTCTGTCCAGGACTCCCTCCCCAAACTCCCTGTCCCTGCCCTAGATCAGACCCTCCAGAAATACCTGCGCTCAGTGCGACCTTTGTTGACAGACGAAGAGTATGCAAAAACTGAAAAG TTAGTTGAAGACTTTAACCGAGATCCAGGTCCTAAACTGCAGACACTGCTGGAGAAACGGGCTCAAAGAGAGACAAACTGG CTGTCCGACTGGTGGACCAATGTTGCCTACCTGGAGTTCCGTCAGCCGGTGACAGTCAACGTCAGTCCGGGAGTGGTGTTCCCCAAACAGAACTACACGGACAAAGAGGGACAACTCAG GTTTACAGCGAAGCTGATCTCTGGACTTTTAGACTACAAAAAAATGATAGACCA ACAGACCCTTCCAGTGGAGAAGATGGGCAAGCAGTCACTGTGTATGATGCAGTACTACAAGATCCTCTGTGGCTGTCGCATCCCCGGCAAGAAGAAGGACACGTGGGTGTGTTACCCCCCAGATGAGGCCAACCCCCCGAGGCACCTAGTGATTGCCCATAACAATGCT TTCTTTTTCTTGGAGTGTTATGGCAGTGACAACCAGCCCCTGGGTACTGAACAAATCTATGAACAGCTAAAGAATATCGTGAACCAGTCAAATGAATCCGATATTCCAGTTGGTCTTCTGACCACAGAGAACAGAAACAAGTGGGCTAAGGCTTACGAACTCCTCGCTAAAG acAAAGAAAGTAAAGCTTCCCTAGAGATTCTGCAGCGCAGTATATGTGTGATATGTATAGACAACAAACTGCCCGAGAGTGCTCCTGGGGAGGAGGACAGCACAGCAGCCAAAATGATGCTTCATGGAGGAGGGAGTCAATTCAACTCAGCCAACCGCTGGTTTGACAAAACACTACAG TTTATTGTAGGGCTGAATGGCGTCTGTGGGTTAAACTATGAACACACCACAGCAGAGGGGCCACCCATTATATCCATTGTGGATCATGTTCTGGATTACTG CAGTAAAAATGCAGACAATTCCACAAAGGCCCCAGGTGTCATACCTccaagaaagctgaaatttaACCTCTCCTTCCCCGCATTAAAGGAAAACTTAGAGGAAGCAGCAGAAAACTTAGACTC CATGGTGAAAGATGTAGATTTAACTGTGTTTAAATTCACCGAGTATGGGAAGAACTTCCCCAAGAGCCAGAAACTGAGTCCAGATAGCTATCTCCAGATGGCTTTCCAGTTGGCCTATTTCAG GTTGTATTCCAAGCCATGTGCTACTTATGAGACGGCATCGTTGCGACAGTTTCAGCTTGGTAGGACAGACACCATTAGGTCATGCTCCATTGAATCCTTAGAGTTCTCGAAAGGAATGATGGACCCTTCCCTGTCCAAGCAGAAGAAAGCGGAGCTCTTAAGGAAGGCAGTAACTGGGCATAAAAACTACGTGGCAGAG GCAGTGAAAGGACAAGGGATTGACAGGCATTTGCTGGGACTCAAATTGATTGCCCTGGAGAACAATATGAAAGTGCCAGCCCTACACATGGATGTGGCCTATTCCCTCAGCTCCCACCATAATGTTTCCACTAGTCAG GTACCAGCCAAGTACGAGGCTTGCCTGGTGTTCGGCCCCACTGTTCCTGATGGTTATGGTGTGTGTTACAATCCCCAAGAAAAACAAGTCATCTTAGGCGTTTCTGCCTTCAACTGCTGCCCAGACACTGATTCTAAGAGATTTAAAGACTCAATCCAGCAGTCTTTATTGGACATGAAATCTGTTTTAGAAGGAAGCATTCAGTCAAAATTATAA